The genome window GGGAGAAGAACTGAGTAAGAAGTTTATCACTGCGAAGAAGGAGGAATTTAGGCAGCACTGTGCCCAGGTGACCAGGTGGGAGCTTGACGAATATCTGCAGAGATATTAAAATATCCTGTTTTCGGGGAAAATTTTCCGGAAGGGATATGTAACTCGACGTTGGCAGATATTCGGAGGCTTGAATGAATGAGTAGTATTATTGTTGTATTCCCTAAACGGGAAAATGCAGCAAATATTCGCAATATACTGGTGCGTAACGGGGTAGATGTTCTGGCGGTGTGTACCACGGGTGCCCACGCAGTTCAATATGCAGAGGATCTTGATGAGGGAATCGTGATTTGTGGTTATAAATTGAAAGATATGTTATATACTGAATTGAGAGAATATCTGCCCGATACCTTTGAGATGCTGCTGGTCGCTTCTTTGGAGAAATGGAGAGGGGACGCGCTTCCGGGTGTGGTGGGTCTTGGTATGCCGATCAAGGTATATGACCTTATGAATACCGTGCAGATGCTGCTGGAGACCATGGAGCGCAGAAGGAAAAAGCGGAAGGCCCGGCTTAAAAACCGCAGTCCCGAGCAGCAAGCCCTGGTGAAAAGCGCCAAAGAGCTTCTGATGGACAGAAATCATATGACCGAGGAGGAGGCGCACCGCTACCTGCAAAAATGCAGTATGGACAGTGGAAATAATATGGTGGAAACTGCCCAAATGGTGCTCAGTATTATGGCAGAATAGGAGTTGTAAAGGCGGAGGTCTATGAAATTTACGAAAATGCATGGCATTGGAAATGACTATGTGTATGTAAATTGCATGAGAGAAACGATAGAAAATCCTTCGAAAATTGCAAAAGA of Roseburia hominis contains these proteins:
- a CDS encoding ANTAR domain-containing protein, with translation MSSIIVVFPKRENAANIRNILVRNGVDVLAVCTTGAHAVQYAEDLDEGIVICGYKLKDMLYTELREYLPDTFEMLLVASLEKWRGDALPGVVGLGMPIKVYDLMNTVQMLLETMERRRKKRKARLKNRSPEQQALVKSAKELLMDRNHMTEEEAHRYLQKCSMDSGNNMVETAQMVLSIMAE